caagaaagaaggaagactAATCACCAAACCTAGCAAACGTAAGAAATATTGAAATAGATTCACAAAGAGGAGAACTTTGACCTCAACGAGTTGTTCGAAATTGGACTTGAGGAGATTGATCTTGCGGTTGCAGTAGTCTTTGGCTTGAGGCATGTTCTTCTCGATGAAGTAGCCGGTGCCGACATCGACGAGGACCTGGTCGGGGTCCTGGAGAGTTCCGGGGACATAAAGGGAGGCAGTAAGAGGGACGAGCATCTTTTTGCCGGTGGGTCGGAGGGAGAGGTCGTGGAGGGCGGAGGAGGCGAGCTCGAGGCGGGTGGTGGCGGTGCGGATGTTGTTGAGAGAGTCCTGGAGAAGATTGACCTCCAGATCAGTTTGCTCTTTCACTGCCTTCAACTGCTCTACGCTCAGCTTCTCCATCTCTCCTCTCACCCTCATCGCCATCTTCAGTTGATCTTCAACATGCACA
This portion of the Rosa chinensis cultivar Old Blush chromosome 1, RchiOBHm-V2, whole genome shotgun sequence genome encodes:
- the LOC112165590 gene encoding probable prefoldin subunit 5 codes for the protein MAMRVRGEMEKLSVEQLKAVKEQTDLEVNLLQDSLNNIRTATTRLELASSALHDLSLRPTGKKMLVPLTASLYVPGTLQDPDQVLVDVGTGYFIEKNMPQAKDYCNRKINLLKSNFEQLVEVASKKKSISDEAGLVLQAKLKQMAPTAQ